One Bos javanicus breed banteng chromosome 10, ARS-OSU_banteng_1.0, whole genome shotgun sequence genomic window, ataattataaaggcTTGCTATAATAAAGGAACAACTGAgactttatattaaataaaacatacatataaatgaaaataaaaatattgttgttGTATTATATGAATTGAATTCTGGATGCTTTTCTTCTTTACAATTTTTCCTTAATGTTATTTTAACACTGTTTCAGCAACAAGTAACAATGaactgtcatttttcttttaaataaaagtgatttttccACAAgatcatttccctctccagttttTAAGAGGAGAGGTTCTATTTCCTAAAACCCCATTATTGAACCAATCAAATTTTTAGTGACACTTCATTTTGGTGAAAATATTATTACTGATAACACTCCCTTTCTGAATACTTTGATAGATACTGTTATATATGGAATTAGAACCACCCTTTAAAGGTTTAGAAAAGGGTAATGTGTAGAGGAAGCAAATTATGTCTGGATGTCATTAGGCTAGCTTGACTTTTATTGTCCAACAGAATTTTTGGATGATTGCTTTTAAGGGCTTATTTACTATGAATGGCTAtcacaaaataataaagtaaaaaatgataGGAACCACaatcagaaaagaatatatttccttcttttatttacaACTAGctgaataaagataaaaatgacataattataattttgttgaCCCTAGAATTAATAATCTAAAATTCCAAAAAGAGTATAAAAATTTTTATCCCAGATGAATCACACGAACTATCAAGAAAACACCCATATGTGTACATTTCTCATTTAATATGCAGTCCACATAATAACCCAACACTTCTACTTATCTGAATAATGTTAGCACTTTATGATTATAATGTATAAATGattaatttcataggctaatataaattattatcactagacccatttttaaaaattagataacaATATAATTCTGGTTGTTTTATGTTAGACTATACTGACCTGATAATGGACAGATCATCTAGAATGTCTTACATTATGTTGAAACTCCCCAGAACCTTTCTCAGGGCAGTCTTTATTTCCTTATTCCGGAGGCTATAAATGAGGGGGTTGAAGAATGGGGTCACCATAGCATAGAATAAAGTTGTGACTTTCTGCATCCCAGCAGAATGTTCAAGTCCTGGGCTCACATACATGACCATGAGAGAGCCATAGAACAGGGATACCACAGCCAAATGAGacccacaggtggagaaggctttctgTCTCCCAGTAGCTGAAGGCATATGCAACACAGCTGTTAGGACAAGAGTATAGGACCCAAGGATGAAGAGGAAGTTACCAAAGATAACTATTGAGCTTAGACTGTAGCAAAGCAGTTGGGTTTTGGGGGCAGAGACACATGCCAATGCAAACAGTGGCCCTGGGTCACACACAACATGGTCAATGATGTTTGGTCCACAGAAAGGCATCTGAGAAATGAGAACAATGGGGACCAGGAACCACAGAAATCCACAGACCCAGCAGATAAGGACCAGTTTGGTACAGAGATGCCCAGTCATGATATTAGGGTAGTGCAAGGGACGGCAGATAGCAAGGTACCGATCAAAAGCCATAACGGTCAAATGCAAGCATTCAGTTGCtcccaaggaagaaaagaaataaaattgtaggAAACATCCAACAAAGGAGATGGTCTTTTTATGTGAGAGGAAGTTGACCAACATCTCGGGGACTGTAGAAGAGACATACCAGATCTCTAGGAAGGAGAAATTCCCCAGGAATATGTACATGGGGATGTGGAGTCGCTGGTCACACCATAAAGCACAAATAATGGCCCCATTCCCTGTTATGGTCAGAGTATATATTGTAAGGAAGAGTGAGAAGAGGAGGCTCTGAATCTTCCACTCATAAGAAAAACCTAGGAGTATAAATTCTCTTACAAAGACAAAGTGGGAATCtggctcagagatgttcatgttCACTGGATCAGTAACCTGCAACATCAACAGACACATATTAGTTAGGACTACCTTCAAATGTGTTCCTATTTAAGAATTAAGAGAAGACAAATACAAATTGGGGCACAGTAGATAGCTGGCTTCACAGAAAAAAGCTTTTGCTTGCCTCTAAATTTTTCCTTACTATGATATCACTAAAAAACTTTAAACTCATTTTGTAAGCTTATTATTCTTTGGGGAAAGCATGATCTATAATAGTTTCTCATAGATTTGATAGCATATatcagaaagtgttagttgcttagtagtgtccaactctttgcaaccccatggactgtagccctccaggctcctctgtccatgggattctccaggcaagaatactggagtgggttaccattcccttcttcaggggatcttcctgacccagggattgaacctgggtctcctgaattgcaggtagattcttcactgtctgccaccagggaagccccatatttgcTCTTAATAAATGTACTAGTTTCTTTCCCTAAACCCATTTCGTGGGGCAACAGACTCAGTAAAGGCTTTAATTTTACTATTTATCTTTCAGTTAAATGTGCTACTTAACATACCATTCAACAGTGAAACAAGTGACTATGTTTTACCAACTTGTTAGAAATCATTTTAAAGTCAATACTTTTGCATTTCTGCTTAAGCACCATAAAAATTTAAGACCATGATATTACTTACTGACATTGACTTTTAATATTGTAATGTTGCAATGTCTTCTGTAGAAAGCAGTGGCTTGACATTTTCGCTTAATCTTTCACCTAGACAGAAGTTTGTAAAATAAACCTAGGtatgagactttatatttttaagtatttttttcccacaaaattcTGGGATTAggtttctttattattttgaccatggggtcacaaagagtcagacacgactgagtgactgaactgattctttatATACTCATTTGAAGTAAACAATTTCCACTATatgagagaaatcaaaagctttcttGGTCACAAGTAAACGTCTTTCATCCTACATTCTCATGAAAACTATGACAAGAATATAAATTCCCTGAAATATTTTGTGTGTGGCAATATGCAGGGATGTGAGTCCTAAAAATTGTGAGGGTTTATATTATGGGCACAAACACACAATTTTCAGAAGGAATTTTTCCCCACCTATTCTCCACACCAGTGCTCTACGAAGTCTTCTATAATGATGGGTGGAAGGAATTAAAATTCctttatttaataatatgaatCTTTTCAAAACTACTCCAAATCAGAAACATTAATAAATCAACAATAAAGAAATCATAGAATAAAAGGGACTGACAAAGAGGTGTCAGGACTCTCTGCTGTGCTCAAAAGATAAAGGTGTTGATATACATTGAATCTCTAGGGACCTGTCTAAATAATTATATCTTCTTGTCTTCAGATGGATAAAGAATTTATTGCTGCACAAAAATTAAGATTGCACTTTCTTTCCCACAGATTCTTCTGGGATTTGGCCTCTGTAGCATTAGGGAAGTTCTTTCTGGGATTTGGCCTCTGTAGCATTAGGGAAGTTCTCCTCCAAGCCAATGGTTCATTAAAAGTTAACCTATTGCATATTCTCTGAGGAATCAGTAAAGAGAAGTGACTATTACTCTGAGGCCCTATTGTTTACAAATCACTAGCCCATCTGAAATATGGATTCCAAAAGTTTCCAGAAGGCACAGTTTGAGGAGAAATAAGATACGATGTGTCACAAaagattcttcagttcagttcagttcagtcgctcagtcgtgtttgactcttttcgaccccacaaatcgcagcacgccaggcctccctgtccatcaccaactcccggagttcactgactcATGTCCTtcgaatcagtgatgtcatccagccacctcattctctgttgtccccttctcctcttgcccccaatccctcccagcatcaaagtcttttccaatgagtcaactcttcgcatgaggtggccaaatactggagtttcagcttcagcatcattccctccaaagaaattccagggctgatctccttcagaatggactgggtggatctccttgcagtccaagggactctcaagagtcttctccaacaccacagctcgaaagcatcaattcttcagcgctcagccttcttcatagtccaactctcacatccatacatgaccacaggaaaaaccatagccttgactagatggacctttgttggcaaagtaatgtctctgcttttgaatatgctatctaggttggtcataactttccttccaaggagtaaatgtcttttcttACAGGAACATTTCAAAGGTCATTGGGCATATTTTGGAGGATAAGGAAGTGATGGGCAGAGAACCCAATGAGGCAAATGTTGAGGTGAATAAACTGTAGGACATTGAGGATAAAAATTTGGAGAATTTAGAAATAGCTTACAGCATAGTATTCTTTAGATATGAGAGAAGTATTTAAGTTAATTGACTGAAATACTTCAGAGGCACATGTGACTTCCTGATTAATATGAGACATCAAattttttatccttcaatttttACCTTAAGTCATTTAGGGTTTACCAAGTATACTAAAACACCCAGGTGTGAATGAATGCTCTTATCATGTAGCATAAAATGATTGCAGACATCAGGAATAGATGCCTTGGAACACTGGTCTGTGAACCACAAGCTGTTTGCgcatgcacatgtgctcagtcattaagtcgtgtccgattctttgctacaccatggaccacagcctgccaggatcctctatgcacaggattttctaggcaagaatactggagtgggaatatttaaatgtaaattgctCACACTAAAAGTGtcattcccttgtggctcagacactaacgaatctacctgcaacgcagaaaatccgtgttcaatccctggatctggaagatacactggagaaggaaatggctattcacaccagtattcttgcttgggaaatcccatgcacaaaggAACATggggggctatagttcatagtgtcacaaagagtcagatagaactgagcaactcacactttcaaACCGAGAGACTAAAGGGGAAATAGATTACTTAGACTTTTATTACCTTTTAGTGATACTACGTCAGTCCTTAGAAACTCTTAAAACATTGCTTTGATCTTGTTATTTGCCTGCTTAAAAACCACCACTGGTTTCCTTATGCAAATTTCCCCAGTTCTCCACAAATAGACTTCAAATGCCTTTCTCATCTTACCTTTTCCTACTCCCCCTTTCAGATAAAGTGAATAACATTTAATTCTCTGAGTACTTTTCAGCTTCTCATATTTGCATCTTTGTGGTCATTTTGCTTATTGGAAATCCTCATTACCTCCCTCTGCACCTGCAAAACCCCATCTATCCTTCAATCTCTAGTTCAAATGACATTTTCCCATAATACTTTTCCTTATTCCCCTAATGGAACACCTTTTTCAcctctgaaattttatttaactgtctttgtatttttcttatgatGCTCATCAGAAACTTTGTTTTGTCCTTagttatatacttattttttcccccttcccagATTATAAAGTGTCTGGAGGCAGACAACTATTATTGTTCAGCTTTGAACTagcaaatagataaaaatacattGCATTTATTGGCCCTCATGAAATATTTGATTAAATGGCATTTTTTTATATGAGTTTTGTTGTTTGTAAAATTAGCACCTTTGAACCaaagttatggcagaaagtgaagaagaattaaaaagcctcttgatgaaagtgaaagaggagagtgaaaaagttggcttaaagctcagcattcagaaaacaaagatcatggctctggtcccatcactttatggcaaatagatggagaaacagtggaaacagtggctgactttattttggggggctccaaaatcagtgcagatggtgatttcagccatgaaattaaaagaagcttactccttggaaagaaagttatgaccaacc contains:
- the LOC133255369 gene encoding olfactory receptor 11H12-like, with amino-acid sequence MCLLMLQVTDPVNMNISEPDSHFVFVREFILLGFSYEWKIQSLLFSLFLTIYTLTITGNGAIICALWCDQRLHIPMYIFLGNFSFLEIWYVSSTVPEMLVNFLSHKKTISFVGCFLQFYFFSSLGATECLHLTVMAFDRYLAICRPLHYPNIMTGHLCTKLVLICWVCGFLWFLVPIVLISQMPFCGPNIIDHVVCDPGPLFALACVSAPKTQLLCYSLSSIVIFGNFLFILGSYTLVLTAVLHMPSATGRQKAFSTCGSHLAVVSLFYGSLMVMYVSPGLEHSAGMQKVTTLFYAMVTPFFNPLIYSLRNKEIKTALRKVLGSFNIM